The Streptomyces sp. NBC_00440 genome contains a region encoding:
- a CDS encoding glycoside hydrolase: protein MDEPENSPRAESQSPTPAHAVPSRGPDRPRGHRDAGGAARRRRNRALGIAAAIAVTVTTASAGYAAIARTAEDAPQYTKPRVRAGAVDFPVAGGTTTVDTASLRVTGHTGHGTAVPVSDAAADADGFGRPGKVEVHGSHASWSYPARGLRVTAAGESGRLLMTVRSEKDGTLAWPVTGKGAGTGARGASLQIPRGEGLSVPVADRFWNSRQAGLVGTDDDLATGSLTLPLWGYTSHGHGVSYLVPESIGTSLGFASADGRLNATAKHEFSRRERTLDYTVAFSLTSASPVAPAADYHRWLGEHGQLHTLKQKIAENPEVGKLLGAEHAYLWGGARDAEAVRTLRKQGNTRLWLGYDADGHPMSRDAVAEARKLGYLVGPYDSYDNGQDPETADTPIAKWPGRVYPDFCVRDAKGTIATGFGARGCYLSSEAFAKSEPTEHYLARHTEEMTKNGANSVFVDVDAAGELFSDFTGSHPMTKRQDRDNRMDRLRTLADKDHFVVGSESAVSWSASALAFDHGAQTPVNDGLWAFQKDKTKWGAYYPADAPGQFFHPTTLPASLAKSMFDPAYRVPLYETALHDSLVNTDRWEMPYDKLPAQKKDRALMSVLYNTPLNFVLGDQNLASTGKEMAALQHYFAPLHKAAGTERMTAFHWLTEDHLVQHSVFGDGTLTVTANFGTTAHDGLPGGCVDAKLKDEPKARRLCPANG, encoded by the coding sequence ATGGACGAACCCGAGAACTCCCCGCGCGCCGAGAGCCAGTCGCCCACGCCTGCGCACGCCGTCCCGAGCCGGGGGCCGGACCGGCCGCGTGGGCACCGGGACGCCGGGGGAGCCGCGCGCAGGCGTCGCAACCGGGCCCTGGGGATCGCGGCGGCCATCGCTGTCACCGTGACCACTGCCTCGGCGGGGTACGCCGCCATCGCCCGAACGGCGGAGGACGCTCCGCAGTACACGAAGCCCCGGGTACGCGCAGGCGCTGTCGACTTTCCCGTGGCGGGTGGCACCACCACCGTCGACACGGCCTCCCTGCGCGTCACGGGACATACGGGCCACGGGACGGCCGTTCCGGTCTCCGACGCCGCCGCCGACGCCGATGGATTCGGTCGGCCGGGCAAGGTCGAGGTGCACGGCTCGCACGCCTCCTGGTCGTACCCCGCCAGGGGGCTGCGCGTGACCGCGGCGGGCGAGAGCGGGCGGCTGCTGATGACGGTGCGCTCGGAGAAGGACGGGACCCTCGCGTGGCCGGTGACCGGCAAGGGGGCCGGCACGGGGGCGCGGGGCGCCTCGCTGCAGATCCCGAGGGGAGAGGGGCTCTCCGTTCCGGTCGCTGACCGGTTCTGGAACTCCCGGCAGGCGGGTCTTGTCGGCACCGATGACGATCTGGCCACCGGTTCCCTCACCTTGCCTCTGTGGGGCTACACCTCGCACGGGCACGGCGTCAGCTACCTCGTGCCGGAGAGCATCGGGACCTCACTCGGATTCGCCTCCGCCGACGGGCGGTTGAACGCCACGGCGAAGCACGAGTTCTCCCGCCGGGAGCGGACCCTCGACTACACGGTCGCCTTCTCCCTCACCTCCGCCTCTCCCGTGGCGCCGGCCGCCGACTACCACCGCTGGCTCGGTGAACACGGGCAACTGCACACGCTGAAGCAGAAGATCGCCGAGAACCCCGAGGTCGGAAAGCTGCTCGGAGCCGAGCACGCCTATCTGTGGGGCGGAGCCCGTGACGCCGAGGCGGTGCGGACCCTGCGCAAGCAGGGCAACACGCGGCTGTGGCTCGGCTACGACGCCGACGGTCACCCCATGAGCCGGGATGCGGTGGCGGAGGCCAGGAAGCTGGGCTATCTGGTCGGCCCGTACGACTCGTACGACAACGGCCAGGACCCGGAGACCGCCGACACCCCCATCGCCAAGTGGCCCGGCAGGGTCTACCCGGACTTCTGCGTGCGCGACGCGAAGGGCACCATCGCGACGGGCTTCGGCGCACGCGGCTGCTACCTCAGCTCCGAAGCGTTCGCGAAGTCCGAGCCCACCGAGCACTACCTGGCTCGGCACACGGAGGAGATGACGAAGAACGGTGCCAACAGCGTCTTCGTGGACGTCGATGCCGCGGGTGAGCTGTTCAGCGACTTCACCGGGAGCCACCCGATGACGAAGAGGCAGGACCGCGACAACCGGATGGACCGCCTGCGGACGCTGGCCGACAAGGACCACTTCGTCGTCGGGTCGGAATCCGCCGTCTCCTGGTCGGCCTCGGCGCTCGCGTTCGACCACGGCGCGCAGACACCCGTCAACGACGGCCTGTGGGCCTTCCAGAAGGACAAGACCAAGTGGGGGGCCTACTACCCCGCGGACGCTCCCGGCCAGTTCTTCCACCCGACCACGCTCCCCGCGTCCCTGGCCAAGTCGATGTTCGACCCCGCCTACCGCGTCCCGCTGTACGAGACCGCACTGCACGACTCGCTGGTCAACACCGACCGCTGGGAGATGCCCTACGACAAGCTCCCGGCGCAGAAGAAGGACCGTGCGCTGATGTCGGTCCTCTACAACACGCCGCTCAACTTCGTCCTGGGGGACCAGAACCTGGCCTCCACGGGCAAGGAGATGGCCGCACTGCAGCACTACTTCGCGCCCCTGCACAAGGCGGCCGGTACCGAGCGGATGACGGCGTTCCACTGGCTGACCGAGGATCACCTCGTCCAGCACTCTGTCTTCGGGGACGGCACCCTGACGGTGACGGCCAACTTCGGCACCACGGCGCACGACGGTCTGCCGGGCGGCTGTGTGGACGCGAAACTGAAGGACGAGCCGAAGGCCCGGCGGCTCTGCCCGGCCAACGGCTGA
- a CDS encoding dipeptidase, giving the protein MSDTPDSAVRTYIDQHREPFLEDLADWLRIPSVSAQPDHAADVRRSADWLAAKLRETGFPVTEILDTPGAPAVFAEWPSGDPGAPTVLVYGHHDVQPAAVEDGWGTDPFEPVVRDGRMYGRGAADDKGQVFFHTLGVRAHLAATGRTAPAVNLKLLIEGEEESGSPHFRELVEQQAERFAADVVIVSDTGMWSETTPTVCTGMRGLAECEITFEGPDQDIHSGSFGGAVPNPATAAARLVAALHDAEGRVTIPGFYDGVAELTDAERELFAELPFDEAEWLRTAKSRAAAGERGHTTLERIWARPTAEVNGIGGGYQGAGGKTVVPSSAMVKLSFRLVAGQDPVRTEKLVTEWAAGRAEPGIRQEITFSAGTRPCLTPLDHPALQSVVRAMGRAFGEKIRFTREGGSGPAADLQDVLGAPVLFLGISVPSDGWHAPNEKVELALLFKGVETTAHLWGDMAAALR; this is encoded by the coding sequence ATGAGCGACACCCCGGACAGCGCCGTCCGCACGTACATAGACCAGCACCGCGAGCCCTTCCTCGAAGACCTGGCCGACTGGCTGCGCATTCCGTCTGTCTCCGCGCAGCCGGATCACGCAGCCGATGTACGCCGCAGCGCCGACTGGCTGGCCGCCAAACTCAGGGAGACCGGCTTCCCGGTCACCGAGATCCTCGATACGCCCGGTGCCCCCGCGGTGTTCGCCGAGTGGCCTTCGGGCGACCCGGGAGCGCCGACCGTCCTCGTCTACGGTCACCACGACGTCCAGCCCGCGGCGGTCGAGGACGGCTGGGGCACCGACCCCTTCGAGCCGGTCGTCAGGGACGGCCGGATGTACGGCAGGGGCGCGGCCGACGACAAGGGCCAGGTGTTCTTCCACACACTCGGGGTCCGGGCCCACCTCGCCGCCACCGGCCGCACCGCTCCCGCCGTCAACCTCAAGCTCCTCATCGAGGGCGAGGAGGAGTCCGGCTCCCCGCACTTCAGGGAGCTGGTCGAGCAGCAGGCCGAGCGCTTCGCGGCCGACGTGGTGATCGTCTCGGACACCGGTATGTGGTCCGAGACGACCCCGACCGTCTGCACCGGTATGCGCGGCCTCGCCGAGTGCGAGATCACCTTCGAGGGTCCCGACCAGGACATCCACTCGGGCTCGTTCGGCGGCGCTGTACCGAACCCGGCCACCGCGGCGGCCCGGCTGGTCGCCGCGCTGCACGACGCCGAAGGGCGCGTCACCATCCCGGGTTTCTACGACGGTGTCGCGGAGCTCACGGACGCCGAGCGCGAGCTCTTCGCGGAGCTGCCCTTCGACGAGGCCGAGTGGCTGCGTACCGCCAAGTCCCGTGCGGCGGCCGGTGAGCGGGGTCACACCACGCTGGAGCGGATCTGGGCCCGCCCGACCGCCGAGGTCAACGGCATCGGCGGCGGCTACCAGGGCGCGGGCGGCAAGACGGTCGTCCCGTCGTCGGCCATGGTGAAGCTCTCGTTCCGGCTGGTCGCGGGCCAGGACCCGGTCCGGACCGAGAAGCTGGTCACCGAGTGGGCGGCCGGCCGCGCGGAGCCCGGGATCCGCCAGGAGATCACGTTCAGCGCCGGCACCCGCCCGTGTCTGACCCCGCTGGACCATCCGGCGCTCCAGTCGGTCGTACGGGCCATGGGCCGGGCGTTCGGCGAGAAGATCCGCTTCACCCGGGAGGGCGGCTCGGGCCCCGCCGCCGATCTCCAGGACGTCCTCGGTGCCCCGGTGCTCTTCCTGGGCATCTCCGTGCCGTCCGACGGCTGGCACGCACCGAACGAGAAGGTCGAACTCGCCCTGCTGTTCAAGGGTGTGGAGACCACCGCCCATCTGTGGGGCGACATGGCCGCAGCCCTGCGATGA
- the nudC gene encoding NAD(+) diphosphatase gives MALTDPSGVDRAAHHRLDEAWLAAAWSHPTTRVFVVSGGQALIDETPDGRTELLKTPSFEAPLTEEHRYFLGTDTDGVRYFALQKDTLPGRMDQSARPAGLREAGLLLSPLDAGLLVHAVALENWQRLHRFCSRCGERTVIAAAGHIRRCQACGAEHYPRTDPAVIMLVTDEHDRALLGRQVHWPEGRFSTLAGFVEPGESIEAAVGREVFEEAGVTVGSVQYIASQPWPFPSSLMLGFMAQATSSEITVDGEEISEARWFSRDDLRSAIESGDVLPPAGISIAARLVELWYGKPLPKPLA, from the coding sequence ATCGCTCTGACGGACCCGAGCGGCGTCGACCGGGCCGCCCACCACCGCCTCGACGAGGCGTGGCTCGCGGCGGCCTGGAGCCACCCGACGACCCGGGTGTTCGTGGTCTCCGGCGGCCAGGCGCTGATCGACGAGACGCCCGACGGCCGTACCGAGCTGCTCAAGACCCCGTCCTTCGAGGCCCCCCTCACCGAGGAGCACCGCTACTTCCTCGGCACGGACACGGACGGAGTGCGGTACTTCGCGCTCCAGAAGGACACCCTCCCGGGCCGGATGGACCAGTCAGCCCGCCCGGCCGGGCTGCGCGAGGCGGGGCTGCTGCTCTCGCCGCTCGACGCCGGGCTCCTGGTGCACGCGGTGGCGCTGGAGAACTGGCAGCGGCTGCACCGGTTCTGCTCCCGCTGCGGCGAGCGCACCGTCATCGCCGCGGCCGGTCACATCCGGCGCTGCCAGGCCTGCGGGGCGGAGCACTACCCGCGTACCGACCCGGCCGTGATCATGCTCGTCACCGACGAGCACGACAGGGCGCTGCTCGGCCGGCAGGTGCACTGGCCCGAGGGCCGGTTCTCCACGCTCGCCGGTTTTGTCGAGCCGGGCGAGTCCATCGAGGCCGCGGTGGGGCGCGAGGTGTTCGAGGAGGCAGGTGTCACGGTCGGCTCGGTGCAGTACATCGCCAGCCAGCCCTGGCCCTTCCCGTCCAGTCTGATGCTCGGCTTCATGGCGCAGGCCACGAGCTCCGAGATCACCGTGGACGGCGAGGAGATCAGCGAGGCCCGCTGGTTCTCGCGGGACGATCTGCGGTCGGCGATCGAGTCCGGGGACGTGCTGCCCCCGGCCGGCATCTCGATCGCGGCCCGGCTGGTGGAGCTCTGGTACGGCAAGCCGCTGCCGAAGCCGCTGGCCTGA
- a CDS encoding trypco2 family protein: MSDGTGAAPVAGLADLISQVRTELAEAQRRIGDSTLRLSVERVTLEIAVQVSREVDGEGKLRIGVVTVGGSGSVTRDNTHHIKVELQPRNQDDTPGWIPVSR, translated from the coding sequence ATGAGTGACGGGACGGGAGCCGCACCAGTGGCCGGTCTTGCGGACCTGATCAGCCAGGTGAGGACCGAGCTGGCCGAGGCGCAGCGCCGGATCGGCGACAGCACGCTGCGCCTCAGCGTGGAGCGGGTGACGCTGGAGATCGCGGTGCAGGTGAGCCGGGAGGTCGACGGCGAGGGGAAGCTGCGGATCGGCGTGGTCACCGTGGGCGGCAGTGGGTCGGTGACCCGGGACAACACGCACCACATCAAGGTCGAACTGCAGCCCCGCAACCAGGACGACACCCCGGGCTGGATCCCGGTGAGCCGCTAG